The following nucleotide sequence is from Gemmatimonadaceae bacterium.
GCACCGGTTCCGCGCCCACGCTTCAGACGTTCTAACGCGGCATTCTTGACAGAATGGTAGACCGTCGACCATAGTCTGGTAGACCCTCTACCTGCCCCATGCCCACCCGCCGTCCCGACCGCCCCGAGCTACTCCAGGGCACTCTCGACATGTTGATCCTCAAGACCCTCGTCTTCGGGCCAGCGCACGGACACGGCATCGCCACGTACATCCGTCAGACCACGAACGACGTGCTCACCGTGGAGCACGGTTCGCTGTACCCGGCGCTGCACCGTCTCGCGCGCGCCGGGTGGATCGCGTCCAAGTGGGAAGTTCCCGCTGGCCGGACGCGCGAGTACAAGTGCTACCGGCTCACGGCCCGCGGCCGCAAGCAACTCCTAACACAGGAGACCAAGTGGGAGGAAATCGTGCGCGCCATTGGCCGGGTGATGCAACCCGCCACGGAAGGGTGACACGTGTTCGACCGCCTCTCCCGAGGTTCCCGGCGACCTTCTGACGACGAGATCGCGCGGGAGCTGCGCGATCATCTGGAGCTCGAGGCCGAGGTAACGGGCGGGACCGCCGACGAGGCCGCCGCCTCGGCACGGCGCCGGTTCGGGAACCTGAGCCGCACCAGCGAGGATGTGCGGGCGATCTGGCGAGCGGCCTGCTGGGATCACCTGCGGGCCGATATGCGCATCGCCTTCCGCACGCTCCGCCGGAGCAAGGCGTTCGCGACGTTCAGCATTCTGGCGCTGGCGCTCGCGATCACCGCCAACACCACGATGTCGAGCCTGATTGACGCGATCATCCATCCCGAGATGGCCTTCCCGCATCCGGAGCAGCTGGTCCTCGCCAGATTCGACAAGGCCCCAGACCTCCCGGGCGACGCTCCGTCCCATCCAACCGGAGCCGACCTCCGCCAGGTCTTGGGCACGTCCGGTCGCACCTATTCCGCGGCGAGCATGTGGCTCGACGACGGGATGTCGCCCCCCGTCGCCATTCAGACGGGGACCCAGCACCTACGCGTGACCGAGACGGATATCGCGGGCAACTTCTTCGACGTGGTCGGGAGCCGCCCGCTCTACGGCACCCTGTTCCACGATTCCACTGCCGTCAGTCAGCGTGTGGTGGTGATCAGCGAGCGTCTCTGGCGTCAGATCTCGGACGGGCGCCAGACGTTCGCTCCCTTCTCCCTCTCGATCCTCTGGCCCGCCTCCACGGCGACGTACACCGTGATCGGTGTCGTCCCCCATGACGGGGCGCCGCCGGTGAATACGGACCTCTTCCTGCCGTCAGGATATGCCCGTGGGGTTGCCCTGCTGCGCTTGAGACCCGGATTCTCGCGCGAGGCCTTGCTGGCGGAACTCAATGTCCTGGCAGCGCGCCTCGATCCGCATCATTCGCGCCTCGCACACTTCGATCTGACTCCTGCGGTCGTCTCACCAGCGCGGAACCTCGACCTCGTGGCGGCGCTCGCCGTGGCCACCTTCGCCGTCCTGCTCATCGCCTGCGCGAATATCGCGAATCTGCTCGTCGCCCGGGGCATGGCCCGGAGCCGCGAGCTTGCCACGCGGATGGCGCTCGGCGCCAGCCGATGGCAGGTGGCGCGACTCCTGTTCGCGGAGAGCGGGCTCATCGCGGTCGCCGGCGGGACGCTGGGGGTGCTCCTGTCGCTCTGGACGATACACATTCTGAGCGCCACGCTGCCCGCCAACCTGCAGTACCTCGGCCTGGTCGAGCCCCAACTGTCGTGGCGTGTGGTGGCGGCGGGCATGGGACTCACCGTCGTGGCGGCCGCGGCGCTGGGTGTGGCGCCCATCGTAGGGCTGATGCGCGCCGACGTCGGCACGATTCTGAAGGGGGCGAGCGGCCGGCACACAACGGGTGGGCGGACCCGCTTTCGGTTACTCGTGGTCGCCGAGGTCGCCGGTGCGCTGACGCTGATCGTCTCGGCATCGATGCTGGGCGCCGTCGCGGGGCGCATTCGCGTCGTTGACTACGGATACGACGCCAACCATCTCCTCCAGGTCGAGGTACGAGAGGCATCGCTGCAACCCGGCAATGTCGGCGACTACGGCCGCCCGCCGACCGAGGCCGTCGTCGCGAAACGGTACGACGAGTTGCGGCGACTCCGGGCCATGCCGGGAGTGGTTGCGGCCACGGCGCAGTGGCCATGGTTCATCGGGGGCCGGATCCGCATCGACGATCCCGGGGGAGGCGAGCCGCTTACCCTCACGGCCGCGGCGCGAATTGCCGAGGTCGCACCCAATTACTTGCGCGCACTCCGGATTCCCGTCGTCCGTGGACGCGACTTCCACACCAGCGAAGACGGCCCACTCCCGTCCGTGATCATCGACCAGATCGCCGCGCACTGGCTGTGGCCGGGCGCCGACCCGATCGGGCGTCTGATGGAGTTCTCGCCACAGGGGCCCTGGATGCGTGTAGTCGGCGTGATTCGCCAGCCGATTTTCAGTATCGAATGTGTGGAGGGCCCCTGTTCGGAGCCCACAATCCTCATCGCGAACGGCGCGGCCTACCGCCCGCGAATGCGCGCCACCCAGTACGTCATCCGGACCAAGGGGGACCCCTCGGCGTTCGTGGGGCGGTTGCGTCAGCGGATGGCGGCGGACTACCCGAGCGGCGTTCCCGCCATCGCAACGTGGGACGATGTCACCGGGTTCGCTCCAGTCACCAAGATGTACGATTTCGTCGGGTCACTGTTCGGCCTGTTCGCCGCCATCGGCATGCTGCTGGCGCTCATCGGCGTGTACGGCGTGGCCGCCTATGCCGCCGAGCAACGGGCCCGCGAGTTCGGGGTGCGCATCGCGCTCGGAGCACAGGCACGCGACATCGTACGCCTGGTGCTGCACGACGGGAACGCTACGGCGTTGCTCGGGCTGGCCGTAGGGCTCATTTTCGCCAACTGGGCGGAAAGCCTGCTGGCCCACTATCTGTTCGGGTACGACGCGCTGGCGCCGGCGTTCATGCTGGGGGCCATGGTCGCACTCTTCGGGGCGACCGTCGCGGCGGGCATCCCGCCGGCACTACGCGCGGCCCGGGTCAACCCGGTGGATACGCTCCGGGCGGAATAGCGATCCGCAGAAACTCGACGTGCGGGCCGCCGGGATCGTCGCTGGTTTCTCTATGCCCTTTTTTATGCCCGACGCGGATAGCTGCAGAGGGCGGAACAGCAACGATACCGAAGGCATAGAAGCGGCATAACTGCGACTTCAGGCCGACCAGATGACATCGTAACACATTGTAAATCAACGACTTGTAAAAGTAGCAGGGGTGGGACTCGAACCCACGACCCCGGCATTATGAGTGCCGTGCTCTAACCACCTGAGCTACCCTGCCCCGTCTCCTGCGCTGGCCGATAACCTAATCACAGCCTCGCTCAACAGAAACCGGCCGGCCCTTTCGGACCGGCCGGCTAATAGCGGGGGCGGGATTTGAACCCGCGACCTTCGGGTTATGAGCCCGACGAGCTACCAGGCTGCTCCACCCCGCGTCAGTACCCGAAACCTAGTCCCGCGGGGAACCCCGTCAAGCCCGATCGCGACTCGTGCGCAGGGCATTGAGAATCACCGCCACGTCGATCGCCTCCTGCAACAGGGCGCCCACGGTGGGCACGATGTACCCGCGCGCCGCGAAGAGCATGGCCACCCCGCTCAGCCCCAGTCCCACCCAGATGCTCTGCCGCGCCACGCGCATGGTGCGCCGCCCGATCCGGATGGCCTCCACGACGCGCGCCGGCTCATCCACGAGAATCACGATGTCCGCGGCCTCGGCGGTGATGCCGCCGCCGTGGCCCGCCAGCGCGATCCCGACGTCGGCGGCGGTGAGCGCCGGCGCATCGTTGGTGCCGTCGCCCACCATCATCACGCGCGCGCCTTCGTGCCGCAGACGATTCACCACGGCCACCTTGTCCTCGGGCAGGAGATCGCCGTGCACTTCGCTGATCCCCACCTCGGCTGCCACCGCCCGCGCGTTGGGCGCATGATCGCCCGAGAGGAGCAGGGTGTGCCGGATGCCCAGCCGCGCCAGGTCGGCGAACACCTCGGCGATGCCGGGCCGCACGCGATCGGCGTATTCGACGATGCCCGCCAGTTGGCCATCCACCGCGATGTACGCCCGTAGCCCGCTCCCGCCACGCTCCAACTCGGCCACGACCTCCACCGCCATGCGCCCTTGCTCGAGAATGTACGAACGCGCGCCCACCGCCACCTCGTGCCCCTCGACGTCGCCGGAGAGCCCGCGCCCGGGCGACTCGCGGAGGTGCCGTGCCGCGGGCAGCACGCCCGCGCGGCGCTCGGCCTCCTGCACGATCGTGCGCGCCAGCAGGTGCCCCGATCCCTGCTCCACCGCGCCCGCCAGCCGCAGCAGGCTCTCCTCGGTGAAGCCCCTGGCCGGCACCACGCGGCTCACGGCGGGCATGCCCACGGTGAGCGTGCCTGTCTTGTCGAACACGGCGGTGTCCACGGCGCTCAACTGCTCCAGCGCGCCGCCATTGCGCACGATCACCATGCGCCGGGCCGCGGCATTGATGCCGCCGATGATCGCGATCGGCGTGGCGAGGATGAGCGGGCACGGGGTGGCCACGACGAGCACCGCCAGCACGCGCACCCAGTCTCCGGTGGTGACATACGCCAGCGCGCAGACGCCGAGCGTGAGCGGCGTGAACCACACCGCGTACCGGTCGGCCAGCCGTTGCAGGGGCGACTTGCTCTCCTGCGCGTGCCGCACCAGGTCGACGATGCGCGCATACTGGCTCTCGTTGGCCAGCGCCGTGGCGCGAATGGTGAGCGCGCCCTCGCCGTTGGCGCTGCCGCTCATCAGCGCCACGCCCGCCTGCGCGTCCACGGGCATCGGCTCGCCGGTGAGCCGCGACGCGTCCACCAGCGAATGGCCGTCGGTCACCACGCCGTCGCAGGGCACCAGTTCGCCCGGCCGCACGAGGAGCAGCTCGCCCACCTGGATGTCGTCCACGACGATGTCGATCACGCCGGCGCCGTCGGCCAGGCGATGCGCCGTGCGCGGCGCGGCCGCCTCGAGCTCGCGAATGGCGCGCGATGCTCGGCCTTCGGCGTAGTGCTCGAGTGCCTCGCCGCCGGTCTGCATGAGCACCACCACGAGCCCCGCCAACGGCTGGCCCAGCAGCACAGCGCCGACGATGGCGAGCATGGCCACGAGGTCGGTGGCAAAGTGGCCGGCCAGCGCGCCGCGGAGCGTGCGCCAGACCACGGGCGCGCCGACCACGATCAGACCGCCCAGCCACACCCAGCGGCTGGCCGCTCCGCCCGCGGGACCGGCGCGCGCCACGGCGCCGGCGATGATGACCGCCAGCGTGGCAACGGGCAGGACGACGGCGCGGCTTCTCAGGAACTCAGTGCGCACGCCGCTCCGGTGAGATCGCGAACACGGAGCACCGCGCGCCGCGGATGAGCTTGGTGGACGTGCGGCCGAGCAGCGTGCGAACGATGATGTTGTGCCCGTGCGTCCCGGTCACGATCAGATCGGCCTGCGTGCGTTCGGCGTAGCCCAGCAGTTCCCGCGCCGGATCGCCGTAGAGCACCACCTCGTCGACGGCGATGTGCCCGGGGATCGCCAGCCGCTTGCGGGTCTCGATGAAACTGGTCTTCACGGCGTTCTCGTACGCGTCGTCCCACGCCGGCCACACGCCCATCGAGATGTCGCGCGGCACGACGTGCGCCATCGTGATCTTCGCGCCGTCGCCGAGGAGCGGCAGCGCGGCCAGCAGCGCGCGTTCGCTGGTCTCGCTGAAGTCCATCGCGGCCACCAGACGCGTGGGCAAGGCGGTGGCCTTGGGCCCCACCGCGAGCACGGGGACGTCGGCCAGCCGCAGCACGCGTAGCGCCGTCTCGCCACCGAACCAGCGGTCCACCATCCGGTGCTCTCCCAACCCCAGCACGATGAGATCGGCATGGCAGTCGTGGGCCACGCGGGCGATCGTCGCATCGGGCGGTCCGTCGATCTGCTCCACCGTCCAGACGGACGACTCCGGCACCAGTCGCGAGAGCTGGTCGCGCACGCGCTGTTCGAACTGTTGGTGGCGCGCCTGCTCGATTTCCGGGGTCAGCGGCAGATTACCCTCGGGCGTGACGGCCGGCAGCGCCTCCACGGCGGTCACCACCCGCACCTTGGCGGCGTCGCGCGCCGCGAGCTGCCGGGCCACGGTGATCGTCGATTCCATGGCCGACGAGCCATCGCTCGCCAGCAACACGATCCTCAACTTGCCGTCCAACGGGTGCTGTGCGGTGGTCATGCGCCCCCTCCGGATACTGGCCTGCGGTGGTGCTCGCCGAGCGACGCCGGAATGCTACCGGAGCGTGTTGCCTATAGATGTCCCGGATTTGCCGGTTCGCTGCCCGAAGAATTCCCCGTCGTTGTGGGACAATTCCCCACAGATCATGGCTTCCCCGCCGTGCTGTCGGGATCCACGAGCCGGTACAGCATCTCCTTGTTCCCGCGCACCCAACCGAACTCCTCGCGCCCGATGCGCTCCTGGAGCGCGGGATCGTGGAGCACCCGGTCGCGGTACCGGGCCAACGTGTCCACCTCGTGCTGCAGAGAATCGATCTGCGCGCGCAGCACGCGCGCCTGCCCTCGCTGGCGCAGCAGATCCAGCGTACTGTACTCGCCGCCCTGCACGGCGAAGGCGAGCGCCGCGATCCCGACAATCGCCCAGATCGCGGCCTTGAGGCCGCGCGGAACGCGGCGCTTGGGGGTCACAGTCCGTAGATGGCGCCGCCCGGAAACTCCGCCGCCCCGCCCAACTCCTCCTCGATGCGGAGCAGCTGGTTGTACTTGGCGATGCGATCGGTGCGGCTGGCCGAGCCGGTCTTGATCTGTCCCACGCCGCTCGCCACGGCGAGGTCGGCGATGAACGTGTCCTCGGTCTCGCCCGAGCGGTGCGAGATCACCGACAGGTAGCCGGCGCCGCGCGCCATGTCGATGGTCTCCAGCGTCTCGCTGAGCGTGCCGATCTGATTGACCTTGATGAGGATCGAATTGGCCACGCCCTCGCTGATGCCGCGGGCGAGCAGATCGCCGTTGGTGCAGAAGATGTCGTCGCCCACGAGCTGGCAACGGTCGCCCAGCGCCTCGGTGAGCGCCGCCCATCCTTCCCAATCGTTCTCGGCCAGCCCGTCCTCGATGGACACGATGGGGTACTCCTCCAGCCAGCGGCCGTAGAGTTCGATCATGCCCGCCGCATCGAGCGTGGCGCCGCCGCTCTTCTTGAAGGTGTACTTGCCGTCCTTGAAGATCTCGCTCGCGGCGGGATCGAGCGCGATCGCCACCTCGGTGCCGGGCGCGTAGCCCGCCGCCTCGATGGCCTCGACCACCACGCGCAGCGCCTCCTCGTCGTTCTTGAGGTCGGGGGCGAATCCGCCCTCGTCGCCCACGCCGGTGGCGAGCTTGCGCTTGACCAGCACCTTCTTGAGCGCATGGAACACCTCGGCGCCCGTGCGCAGCGCGTCGCTGAACGTCTCGGCGCCCACGGGGACGATCATGAACTCCTGGAAGTCCACGGTGTTGGTGGCGTGCGCGCCGCCGTTGAGGATGTTCATCATCGGCACGGGCATCACGCGCGCCAGCGGGCCGCCGAGGTAGCGGTACAGCGGCAGGCCCACGCTCTGGGCGGCGGCCCGCGCCGTGGCCAGCGACACCGACAGGATCGCGTTGGCGCCGAAGTTGGCCTTGTTGGGCGTGCCGTCCATCTCGATCATCACGGCATCGATCTCGAGCTGCCGCGTGGGATCCATGCCGGCGAGCGCGGGGCCGATCGTCTCCTCCACGTGCTGCACGGCGTTGCGCACGCCCTTGCCGCCGTAGCGCAGTTCGTCGCCGTCGCGCAGCTCCACGGCCTCGTTCTCGCCGGTGCTGGCGCCGCTCGGCACCGCGGCGCGGCCCATGACGCCGTTGGACAGGAAGACGTCGGCTTCGACGGTGGGGTTCCCGCGGCTGTCGAGGATCTCGCGGGCGTGGATCTGCGTGATGGTGGTCATGGCGAGTGGAAGTTGGTCAGACGACGCGTTCGTTGGGCGTGGACGTGGCAAGGCGTGACGGCTGCACCCCGTAATGCTCATCGAGCGCCTCGGCCATGCGGCTCCAGACGCGCGCCGTGAGCGCCCCGCGGTCGTCGTACGACAGTCCCGCGGTGGGGATCGGCTCGAGGAAATGTAAGTGAATGACGCCGGGACGGATGCGGAACGACCCTTTGGGCATGACCTCCCGGGCGCCGTGCACCACGGTGGGGACCACCGGGGCCCCGGCGGCGATGGCGAGCACGACCGGGCCCCGCTTGAAGGGCCGGAGCGCGTACGAGGCGCCGCGGGTGCCCTCGGGATACACCACCACCGA
It contains:
- a CDS encoding PadR family transcriptional regulator — protein: MPTRRPDRPELLQGTLDMLILKTLVFGPAHGHGIATYIRQTTNDVLTVEHGSLYPALHRLARAGWIASKWEVPAGRTREYKCYRLTARGRKQLLTQETKWEEIVRAIGRVMQPATEG
- a CDS encoding FtsX-like permease family protein; amino-acid sequence: MFDRLSRGSRRPSDDEIARELRDHLELEAEVTGGTADEAAASARRRFGNLSRTSEDVRAIWRAACWDHLRADMRIAFRTLRRSKAFATFSILALALAITANTTMSSLIDAIIHPEMAFPHPEQLVLARFDKAPDLPGDAPSHPTGADLRQVLGTSGRTYSAASMWLDDGMSPPVAIQTGTQHLRVTETDIAGNFFDVVGSRPLYGTLFHDSTAVSQRVVVISERLWRQISDGRQTFAPFSLSILWPASTATYTVIGVVPHDGAPPVNTDLFLPSGYARGVALLRLRPGFSREALLAELNVLAARLDPHHSRLAHFDLTPAVVSPARNLDLVAALAVATFAVLLIACANIANLLVARGMARSRELATRMALGASRWQVARLLFAESGLIAVAGGTLGVLLSLWTIHILSATLPANLQYLGLVEPQLSWRVVAAGMGLTVVAAAALGVAPIVGLMRADVGTILKGASGRHTTGGRTRFRLLVVAEVAGALTLIVSASMLGAVAGRIRVVDYGYDANHLLQVEVREASLQPGNVGDYGRPPTEAVVAKRYDELRRLRAMPGVVAATAQWPWFIGGRIRIDDPGGGEPLTLTAAARIAEVAPNYLRALRIPVVRGRDFHTSEDGPLPSVIIDQIAAHWLWPGADPIGRLMEFSPQGPWMRVVGVIRQPIFSIECVEGPCSEPTILIANGAAYRPRMRATQYVIRTKGDPSAFVGRLRQRMAADYPSGVPAIATWDDVTGFAPVTKMYDFVGSLFGLFAAIGMLLALIGVYGVAAYAAEQRAREFGVRIALGAQARDIVRLVLHDGNATALLGLAVGLIFANWAESLLAHYLFGYDALAPAFMLGAMVALFGATVAAGIPPALRAARVNPVDTLRAE
- the eno gene encoding phosphopyruvate hydratase translates to MTTITQIHAREILDSRGNPTVEADVFLSNGVMGRAAVPSGASTGENEAVELRDGDELRYGGKGVRNAVQHVEETIGPALAGMDPTRQLEIDAVMIEMDGTPNKANFGANAILSVSLATARAAAQSVGLPLYRYLGGPLARVMPVPMMNILNGGAHATNTVDFQEFMIVPVGAETFSDALRTGAEVFHALKKVLVKRKLATGVGDEGGFAPDLKNDEEALRVVVEAIEAAGYAPGTEVAIALDPAASEIFKDGKYTFKKSGGATLDAAGMIELYGRWLEEYPIVSIEDGLAENDWEGWAALTEALGDRCQLVGDDIFCTNGDLLARGISEGVANSILIKVNQIGTLSETLETIDMARGAGYLSVISHRSGETEDTFIADLAVASGVGQIKTGSASRTDRIAKYNQLLRIEEELGGAAEFPGGAIYGL
- a CDS encoding heavy metal translocating P-type ATPase yields the protein MRTEFLRSRAVVLPVATLAVIIAGAVARAGPAGGAASRWVWLGGLIVVGAPVVWRTLRGALAGHFATDLVAMLAIVGAVLLGQPLAGLVVVLMQTGGEALEHYAEGRASRAIRELEAAAPRTAHRLADGAGVIDIVVDDIQVGELLLVRPGELVPCDGVVTDGHSLVDASRLTGEPMPVDAQAGVALMSGSANGEGALTIRATALANESQYARIVDLVRHAQESKSPLQRLADRYAVWFTPLTLGVCALAYVTTGDWVRVLAVLVVATPCPLILATPIAIIGGINAAARRMVIVRNGGALEQLSAVDTAVFDKTGTLTVGMPAVSRVVPARGFTEESLLRLAGAVEQGSGHLLARTIVQEAERRAGVLPAARHLRESPGRGLSGDVEGHEVAVGARSYILEQGRMAVEVVAELERGGSGLRAYIAVDGQLAGIVEYADRVRPGIAEVFADLARLGIRHTLLLSGDHAPNARAVAAEVGISEVHGDLLPEDKVAVVNRLRHEGARVMMVGDGTNDAPALTAADVGIALAGHGGGITAEAADIVILVDEPARVVEAIRIGRRTMRVARQSIWVGLGLSGVAMLFAARGYIVPTVGALLQEAIDVAVILNALRTSRDRA
- a CDS encoding universal stress protein, yielding MTTAQHPLDGKLRIVLLASDGSSAMESTITVARQLAARDAAKVRVVTAVEALPAVTPEGNLPLTPEIEQARHQQFEQRVRDQLSRLVPESSVWTVEQIDGPPDATIARVAHDCHADLIVLGLGEHRMVDRWFGGETALRVLRLADVPVLAVGPKATALPTRLVAAMDFSETSERALLAALPLLGDGAKITMAHVVPRDISMGVWPAWDDAYENAVKTSFIETRKRLAIPGHIAVDEVVLYGDPARELLGYAERTQADLIVTGTHGHNIIVRTLLGRTSTKLIRGARCSVFAISPERRAH